The genomic segment CTTTACTATGTTAACTGTGTTAAGCTATATTCAACATTGTTGCCGTTATTAGATGAAAACGAAATTAAATACATTTTTAATATTTTTATAGAAATCTATTAGAATGGTCTTGTATGCTTTTTCTAATGGCTATCTTTAAATGCTTAATGCTTCTTTTTATCATTTCTTGCACATACCTACCTCCTAAGCGCCATCACAGAGATCTCACCAAAATAGATGATAAAGATTACCATGATATAAGTGAGCACGATTACCCATTACAGCAATGTAAGCCTCTTTTGGAAAGCAACGAACCAGCAGTACCAGAAATTGTGCCTTTGCCTATAGAATTCCCTGATCTTACAACCAGCAGCGAGCTTATATCTATTAATGTTAGTGAAGAAGTGCCAGTAAAGGATTTGCTGATTGAAATAGGAAAACTCTCTGACATTAACTTGGATATAGATCCAAAAATATCAGGCAATATTATCTTAAAGCTAAAAGATAAAACTATAAATGAGGTAATTCAAAGTATAGCTAATAGCGCCAAACTGCGTTGTTCAACGAGTAATGGTGTGATTAGAATTGAGCAAGATTTACCATACGCACAAAATTATTACGTAGACTTTATTAATATTCAACATTCTGCTCAAAGTAGTTTCGTCATTAACAACAATATTACTCAAAATGATGGAAGTAACGTTGATAAAGATTACAATAGTGTTATGAAGTCTCAATATAGCAGTAATTTGTGGAGTTCATTAGAAAAAGGTTTGAATGCAATAATGGATGTTAATGGAGTGGATGATGGAGAATTTCTTTCATCCAACAGAGAAACAGGTGTTATTATTTTGAATGCTAGAAAAAACATCCACAAAGCTGTTGAAGAATACATTAACAAGGTTAAGCGGTTAGCATCTTCTCAGGTAATGATAGAAGCAAAAATAGTTGAAGTTGTGTTAGATGACAAATACCTTTCTGGTATTAATTTAAACGATTTACGCAATGGAGTTAAACCTGTAATAAATCATGATCATTCCATGATTGATTTAGCAATGAACTTTGGTGTAAGTGATCTAGGGAATTTAGTAAAAAGTCTAGATAAATTTGGTACTTCAACTGTGATTTCAAGTCCTAGAGTACATGCTATAAATAATCAGCAAGCAATGATTTCATTCACTAAAAACCATGTTTATTTTACTTCCGATATACAAAAAGGTACAAAAAATTCCAGTCAGACCTTAGTTACCAAGATGAATAGCATTCCCATAGGTGTTGTGTTAATAATCCACCCAAGCATTAATATTGATACTAATGAAATATTCATGGACATACACCCAACTTTATCAAGAATTAATAGCTACATTAAAGATCCAAATATAGAATACGTTGCGCAGCAGAGTAAAACGAAATTAAATAGCAACATTCCAATTATTGAAATTAGGGAAATGAACTCTATGTTAAAAATTAAGAGCGGTGAAGTTATGGTAATTGGTGGACTAGAGCATAGAGAAGATAAGCAAAGCTTTAAAACTACATCACATCAGAAGTCGAAAAGGCTAGCAGATAATATGAGAACAGTAGAAACTGTCATTTTTTTGAAAGCAACAATTGTACCAACGTTTGGTTTGTTGGACAAAAAAGATCAGAATTTATATATATATTAAATAATGACTAAAAATTAAATGTCAAACCGACTTCAACATTATGAGTTGATATGTCATCTGCAATAGGTATAGGAATGCTAAAGTAACGATACCCGAGAAAAGTTGTGACTTCTTGGGTTATTGAATAATCAACACCAAGTTTTATTTGGTAAGCAAACCAAGGAATGTTCAACGGCATTGAATTTTGGTGGGACCCGTTAATCCTTCTTAATTTAAAAACTGCCGGTCCTATACCAAGACTGATGTACGGAGCAAATTGTGCACCTTGAATGTTGGGGTTATAATAGAAATTCAACAAAAACGCGAATATGTTAGCTGATTTATCAAATATTGGGGTAGAATTACCATCTTTAATATTAGCTTT from the Candidatus Wolbachia massiliensis genome contains:
- a CDS encoding type II secretion system protein GspD, which produces MAIFKCLMLLFIISCTYLPPKRHHRDLTKIDDKDYHDISEHDYPLQQCKPLLESNEPAVPEIVPLPIEFPDLTTSSELISINVSEEVPVKDLLIEIGKLSDINLDIDPKISGNIILKLKDKTINEVIQSIANSAKLRCSTSNGVIRIEQDLPYAQNYYVDFINIQHSAQSSFVINNNITQNDGSNVDKDYNSVMKSQYSSNLWSSLEKGLNAIMDVNGVDDGEFLSSNRETGVIILNARKNIHKAVEEYINKVKRLASSQVMIEAKIVEVVLDDKYLSGINLNDLRNGVKPVINHDHSMIDLAMNFGVSDLGNLVKSLDKFGTSTVISSPRVHAINNQQAMISFTKNHVYFTSDIQKGTKNSSQTLVTKMNSIPIGVVLIIHPSINIDTNEIFMDIHPTLSRINSYIKDPNIEYVAQQSKTKLNSNIPIIEIREMNSMLKIKSGEVMVIGGLEHREDKQSFKTTSHQKSKRLADNMRTVETVIFLKATIVPTFGLLDKKDQNLYIY